A stretch of DNA from Fibrobacter succinogenes:
CGTCACAAAAACCAACGCCCACCCACGGCAAACAGCTCAAAAGCACAGGCACAATGTAACGGAAATCATTGCTGCAAGAGAACGGATATTTAAGACGAAGCGTAATTATCGCGGCAAAGAAAAGGAACGCCTGAACAGCGATTAAAACCTGAACTTTGTCCCAACGCGATATCCATAAACCACGAAGGCCAAAACCGAGCAACAAGACAAAGCAGGTACTTATAATTGACGCAAGCGTAATCCCTTTGGAAGTTTCCAACAATTTAAATTCACCGAATAAAGATGTTTTTGCAAGGTAATTCCAGAAATACTGACGGCCCAATTCATCATGCCACGGATCTGTATACGGCTTTGTCAAAAATGTTTGCACATCAAAGAAGAAGAAGTTCCCAGGAACATTGCGAACAAGAACCGTATCATCATTGCCACTTGCATTTCCGACCACGTCATGAGTCAACGCGACACACGCAACAGCAATCGCCGCAGCAACAAAAATTCCGGCAGCAACGCGTTCCGAGCGGCTCCACAAACGCGGATGCTTGCAGTACTGCATTAAGAAAGTCACGCCAAGAACACCAAAAGTCACCACTGCAGTAGACTTCGTCCAATATGCAATAAATGCAGCAACAACGGCAACAATGAAATACTTTCCGTAATTTGTACGAAGGTACTTTAAGCACCCCCACAAGGCGACCGCATGCATCGCGTAAAATAGGACATCGTTTCCCAATCGTGGCGATGCAAGGACAAAACTAGGCCACACGCACCACAGCAAGGCCGCCGCAGAAAGCGGGGCGCCACTCAAAATATTCGCAAGGCACGCAAGTCCAAAGCCAAGCGCCACAAGCGAAATAAGGAAATCAAACCACTTGACCGCATTTTGCGGGAAACAATGCGTAAGATTTGCCATTTTCCACACACCGGCACTCAAGACAAAATAAACAGGCGGATGATAGCAAGTCCAACATTCATTCGATGCAGGAATGCGATTTTCTTCTGCAATCATTTTCATGTAATGCACATGTCCACCCACATCATGCCCGCGTTTGTCAAAAAACGTTTCGTTGGTATAGCCAATACGCAACAGAAGCCCAACAATGAAGAACAAAAGCAAACCGCGTCTGATTTTGAACCGCATTCCAATCGAAAAAACGAATGCGGCAAGCAGAACAAAAAATATCACCGAGAACAAAACCAACATAAAGCCGCCGCCATCAACAACCGCAGTGAGCCCACCTAGACCACCGCCATTTCTCAGCGACATTTGAACGTGAAAATCAGAAGTATCCTTCCCTAAATTTTTCACAATTTCAGCTTTACTCAGGACGAAGCCTTGGTTCCAGCTGCAATAACCCGAATAGTTTTGAAACGGAAGCCGAACGCCATTTACGACAAGGTCAGTAACACAATCATCTGGATGGATGTTCAAGGCAAAGTCACCCGCAAATCCAGCAGAAACATCCATATCTATGGAAAATTTTTCTCCAGATTCCATTGGAATGCTTACCGGCATAGTCGTCGCAACATCTGTCCCTTGACGATGCAATACAACATTCTTGATTTCCGGATTAAAGGCGTACGAGAGAATGGCAAAAAGAGCCATCCCCAAAACAAGGAATACCTCACATTTCAAAAACTTTCGCATTACTTCTTTCCTTCGTGGTATTCTTCTTCGCTATTGACGTTCCAAAGAGCGGTCTTGTCCGTAGAATTTTCGCGAATGCACTTTACAACTTCCATGGCAGCGAGCATACTGTGGTCCATGTTGTTGTACTTGTGCATACCATTACGTCCCATCAAGAACAGATTCTCAATTGGATCGACGTACTCGCGAATCTTGCCAAATTCGCCGTAAGTACCGAAATAAGCGGGATAAGCTTTCTTGATATGGAACACCACGGAATCGCGCACGGCATCAGGGCGCGCCACGTCAATCTTGTCGAGTTCCGCAATAGCAAACTTGATAAAGTCCGCATCAGGCATGTTCCACATTTCATCGCCTTCAGTCGCAAAATATTCAAGGCCAATCCACACCTTTTCAGGGTCAGCAACGAGGTATGGGCTCCAGTTGTTGAAAATTTGGATGCGGCCAAGTTTCACGTCAGATTCCTGCACGTAAATCCAGTTGTCGGCAACAAACTTAAGTTTGCTTTCTGGCGTTCCCGGCTTTGCAGGATTCTTGATGAGCAATTTGTCGAGCAAAAGGCCAACAGTAATAAAATCACGATACACAAGGCCATCGGAGACGCGGCGCACGTCGGCTGGCACAGGCGTTTTTTCGTTATCCATTGCCGCCACAAGTTCCTTCACCGGCATCGTCGAGAGGAAATAATCGCAAGGAACAGTTTCGGTAGAAACAGAGCCATCAGCAGCACTGCTTTCCACATCGACACTCACAACACGGTCGCCTTCGCGGTTTACGCCCACGACTTTTGCGTTCATGCGAATTTCGCCACCCATTTCCTGCACCTTTTCGGCAACAGTTTCCCATAACTGGCCCGGTCCAAACTTTGGGTAAAGAAATTGACCAATCAGACTTGTTTCAGTATCCTTCTGACGAATATCCGCACCATTTGCAGCGCCGGCCTCGGTATTCTTCTTTCCGGCAAAAATCTGCTTAATCGCATGCACCACGGTCTTGGTAATCGAAAGCCCCTTGATGCGCTGGCCGCCCCAGTCGGGGCTAATCTTACTGCACGGAACACCCCACACCTTTTCGGTGTAATCGCGGAAGAACGTGCGGTACAGTTCTACACCAAAGCGGTTGATCATGAAATCTTCGAGGCTGTTTTC
This window harbors:
- a CDS encoding NAD(P)/FAD-dependent oxidoreductase, producing the protein MEKDFKKIAVIAGAGPAGLTAALELLRTTDVKPVIFEAENVIGGISRTARYNGNRMDIGGHRFFSKSDTVMDWWQGILPLQGVASKDDLAIGRNVPLVEGGPDPEKTDYVMLCRSRLSRILFLRKLFNYPISLNGDTIRNLGLWRMFKIGMSYIKVQLLPARKENSLEDFMINRFGVELYRTFFRDYTEKVWGVPCSKISPDWGGQRIKGLSITKTVVHAIKQIFAGKKNTEAGAANGADIRQKDTETSLIGQFLYPKFGPGQLWETVAEKVQEMGGEIRMNAKVVGVNREGDRVVSVDVESSAADGSVSTETVPCDYFLSTMPVKELVAAMDNEKTPVPADVRRVSDGLVYRDFITVGLLLDKLLIKNPAKPGTPESKLKFVADNWIYVQESDVKLGRIQIFNNWSPYLVADPEKVWIGLEYFATEGDEMWNMPDADFIKFAIAELDKIDVARPDAVRDSVVFHIKKAYPAYFGTYGEFGKIREYVDPIENLFLMGRNGMHKYNNMDHSMLAAMEVVKCIRENSTDKTALWNVNSEEEYHEGKK